Part of the Zhongshania aliphaticivorans genome, GTGATTATTATTTGGATTATTTATGAAACATATTAGCAAATATCTTTTACTTGCCTGCGTGATAAGCAGTAGCGCTTGCTCGCTATTACCTACAGCACAAAACGCCAATAGCAGCACAATCAGTTTTAATAAGCAGCATATCCTACAAGAAGGTAAGTCAATCTATCGTAGCCATGAAGAAATTGAAGCCGTTGCGGCAACAACTGACTGGCTTGTCTGGGCAGAAGACCCGCGTCGAGAACTTTGGATCGCGCCAGCTAACAGTACAGCTTTAGCGGCAACACACCTTGCCACACTAGAGCATGGCGTAGACGGCATTTGTGTTGCCCCAATGTCCGAGACAACCCTAGATGTGTTTATCAGTGATGGTGATGGTGGCATGCATCACTACTGGGTAGACCCACAGCAAAAAACCATAAACTCGGTACGCCGCTTGGCCACCAACCCCGACGTAGAGCGCTGTGTAATTAGCAATGATGCATTGATCTACCAAGATCCATATTTGGGTACGATGAGTATTGACCGCAACCCAGAAACCGACCCTGTTATACGCCCTACCGATACAGCAAAACAAGGCAAGTTCATTGCACAACTGTCACCCGCGTCTGAGTCTAGCGTCATACCAAATACGCTTTCTCTCATCGAAGCAGTCATACCAACTATTAGCGCAGATATTGAGACCGACTCGGTCGATCGCGCTGGAGACGCAGCAGATGACCCTGCCATTTTATTATCTAAGCAGGGAACATTGTGGATCGCCGGCACAGATAAGCAACAAGGCTTGCGGATATATAATGCCCAAGGCAAACAAATCCACTTTCTTAATCGTGGCCGTTTAAACAATGTCGACAGCCTCGAAATTGACAACCATCGATTTTTGCTCACTGCCACCAATCGCACCACACATAGCATTGATACTTTCATTGCTGAACCCGATAAAAACCATATTAAATTTCTGTCAGCCATTCCCTTAGCGATGGATGATCCCTATGGTCTTTGCATGGCTGAAATTAACGGTAATGTTGCCGTGTTTGCTGGTGACTCTGAAGGCCTAGTGCAATATTGGCAATTGAGTAGTGATTATCAAAACGGCGAAATGCTCAATGAATACCACTTCGACTCCCAGACCGAAGGCTGTGTTTATAACACCGCAGATCAACAGCTTTACGTAGGCCAAGAGGACACCGGTATTT contains:
- a CDS encoding phytase is translated as MKHISKYLLLACVISSSACSLLPTAQNANSSTISFNKQHILQEGKSIYRSHEEIEAVAATTDWLVWAEDPRRELWIAPANSTALAATHLATLEHGVDGICVAPMSETTLDVFISDGDGGMHHYWVDPQQKTINSVRRLATNPDVERCVISNDALIYQDPYLGTMSIDRNPETDPVIRPTDTAKQGKFIAQLSPASESSVIPNTLSLIEAVIPTISADIETDSVDRAGDAADDPAILLSKQGTLWIAGTDKQQGLRIYNAQGKQIHFLNRGRLNNVDSLEIDNHRFLLTATNRTTHSIDTFIAEPDKNHIKFLSAIPLAMDDPYGLCMAEINGNVAVFAGDSEGLVQYWQLSSDYQNGEMLNEYHFDSQTEGCVYNTADQQLYVGQEDTGIWKIAPENGERDLIESMTSGNLVADVEGLDIYYGEKNYLIASSQGDDSYVVYQLAPWKMLSKFRIGANSDLGLDGASETDGLAVTANPIAGYPNGILVVQDGRNMSPAANQNFKIINWQKVDKLLK